A stretch of the Streptomyces ortus genome encodes the following:
- a CDS encoding non-ribosomal peptide synthetase, producing MPRIATPRILPSTSSASSASDPAGAPSSNPAPLSLAQERLWVLARMGGEASAAYHGLMNFDLRGPLDANLLVRALHLLAARHEALRTRLVPAEGSALQIVDPPATGFPVTVEDLRGLPDAGARLAEAQRAVGGTPFRLGEEAMARGRLVVLSDDHHVLLLTAHHLIFDGWSQSLLLRELSTVYAALHGGQEVSPPELRWQYSDYTRWQWDWMAGEESAAYAEYWTGALAGVPAVLSLPTDRPRPPEQDFRGGRAALVVDEDLTQALRALAEHHGVSLYATVLTGWSVLMSLLSGQEDIVTGTPTANRRRGDVGGLIGFFANTLAVRADLSGSPTVGEALKRVNQRLREDLAHVDMPFERVVELVNPPRSPAYTALFQTMVAWVPSMRQELEFPGVTVEVREDDSQVAAKFDLVAVVADEGRRLVGGIEYATALFDQATVERFARQLLRVFRQMTERPGADVGDLTLLDEDEQREILSAFSWGGDPVTSMSSALLERFAEQVRTRPEQPAVVAGDAEVNYAALDLRANRLASALIDRGVRPGQVVGLHAGRTLELVVGVLGILKAGAAYLPLDPGQPTERLAAMVADAEPALVLTDQGAPAADDRLWHDLAAVEAEGTREVAPQIAPDPARLAYVIYTSGSTGRPKGVAVTHGSVLNLLDHWRELMGDAAGEAASAWSSIGFDASVHELLVPLTTGAVLHLVPDELRGDPGALMGWLRERRVTQAFLPPSYILWIDEDPSRRLAGLSLRQLLTGVESLPEAALHRMREELPGLRVCYGYGPTEATLYTTAYTDPQPLARSCPIGRPLRGTRLYLLDERMRPVPVGIPGEVYAGGASLAHGYLHRPDLTDERFVPDPFVPGERLYRTGDLARWLPDGNAQYVGRVDDQLKLRGFRIEPGEVEAALLAVPGVREAVVLADRRTPGDPHLVAGVGRDPGPARTPHEWRLALGERLPDYMIPAVVAEFARLPLNRNGKVDRDAVLSATAGTRAGQVNTAAPRDHIEMALYRIWRRVLLHREVGVADNFFELGGTSISAIKMAHAVQEELGVALPVRDVMLRPTVEALAEFVRGALSGTAGPAGHSSVVEFRPGDGRQRVVCVHPAGGTAFCYLPLSTALAEDVGVLGLQAPGINPGEQTLPTVEAMAQEYLRLIGPRPDEALVLCGLSYGGLIAHEMGRQLAAAGHERVSVVLLDTRGAQDAERNAAFTPTGMEEFRQKLIRFNGMYPGIDDAQVARYLAVYNHHQATGLDYVVPDSRARTVLMQAMAVEDDEDGEAGAQLRTFWERRAGGGFVVEPVACGHWDMLESDELPRVAAVLTAELNRFGPTAEGGTGPAGARPSLLPDTREQ from the coding sequence GTGCCTCGCATTGCCACCCCCCGGATTCTGCCGTCCACCTCGTCCGCCTCATCGGCGTCGGACCCCGCCGGCGCTCCCTCGTCCAACCCCGCCCCCCTGTCCCTGGCGCAGGAGCGGTTGTGGGTCCTGGCGCGGATGGGCGGGGAAGCCAGTGCCGCGTACCACGGGCTCATGAACTTCGACCTCAGGGGGCCGCTGGACGCGAACCTGCTCGTCCGGGCGCTGCACCTGCTCGCCGCCCGGCACGAAGCGCTCCGCACCCGGCTGGTGCCCGCCGAGGGCTCGGCACTTCAGATCGTCGATCCCCCGGCGACGGGCTTCCCCGTCACGGTCGAAGACCTGAGAGGGCTGCCGGACGCGGGTGCACGCCTCGCAGAGGCTCAGCGGGCGGTGGGTGGGACTCCCTTCCGCCTCGGGGAGGAAGCCATGGCGCGCGGCCGCCTGGTCGTGCTCAGTGACGACCACCATGTCCTGCTGCTCACGGCCCACCACCTCATATTCGACGGCTGGTCCCAGTCCCTGCTGCTACGGGAGCTGAGCACGGTGTACGCCGCGTTGCACGGCGGACAGGAGGTGTCACCGCCGGAACTGCGGTGGCAGTACAGCGACTACACCCGCTGGCAGTGGGACTGGATGGCGGGAGAGGAGTCCGCCGCGTACGCCGAGTACTGGACCGGTGCGCTGGCCGGGGTCCCGGCCGTGCTCTCCCTTCCCACCGACCGGCCCCGTCCGCCCGAGCAGGATTTCCGGGGCGGCAGGGCGGCCCTGGTCGTCGACGAGGACCTGACCCAGGCGCTGCGAGCCTTGGCGGAGCACCACGGGGTCTCCTTGTACGCGACGGTCCTGACCGGCTGGTCGGTGCTGATGTCCCTGCTCTCCGGGCAGGAGGACATCGTGACCGGCACCCCGACGGCCAACCGCCGGCGGGGGGACGTCGGTGGCCTCATCGGCTTCTTCGCCAACACCCTCGCCGTACGCGCGGACCTGTCCGGCTCACCGACCGTCGGGGAGGCGCTGAAGCGCGTGAACCAGCGGCTGCGTGAGGACCTCGCACATGTGGACATGCCCTTCGAACGGGTCGTGGAGCTGGTCAACCCGCCGCGGAGTCCGGCCTACACGGCCCTGTTCCAGACGATGGTCGCATGGGTCCCCTCCATGCGGCAGGAGCTCGAATTTCCCGGCGTGACCGTCGAGGTGCGCGAGGACGACTCACAGGTCGCCGCGAAGTTCGACCTGGTGGCGGTCGTTGCCGACGAGGGCCGGCGTTTGGTCGGCGGGATCGAGTACGCCACCGCCCTCTTCGACCAGGCGACCGTCGAGCGGTTCGCGCGACAACTGCTGCGGGTGTTTCGGCAGATGACCGAGCGGCCCGGGGCGGACGTCGGCGATCTCACCCTGCTGGACGAGGACGAGCAGCGAGAGATCCTGTCGGCTTTCAGCTGGGGTGGCGACCCGGTGACATCGATGTCATCCGCCCTGCTGGAGCGTTTCGCGGAACAGGTGCGGACCCGGCCCGAACAGCCGGCGGTGGTCGCCGGGGACGCGGAAGTGAACTACGCGGCGCTGGACCTCCGAGCCAACCGGTTGGCGAGCGCGCTGATCGACCGCGGTGTCCGCCCCGGCCAGGTGGTAGGTCTGCACGCCGGGCGTACGCTCGAACTGGTCGTCGGGGTCCTCGGCATCCTCAAGGCCGGGGCCGCCTATCTCCCGCTCGATCCCGGGCAGCCCACCGAGAGGCTCGCGGCCATGGTGGCCGACGCCGAGCCGGCGCTGGTACTGACCGACCAAGGAGCCCCGGCGGCCGACGACCGCCTCTGGCACGACCTGGCCGCTGTCGAGGCGGAGGGCACGCGGGAGGTCGCGCCACAGATCGCCCCGGACCCTGCCCGGTTGGCCTACGTCATCTACACCTCCGGGTCGACCGGCCGCCCCAAGGGAGTGGCGGTGACCCACGGCAGCGTCCTCAATCTCCTCGACCACTGGCGCGAGCTCATGGGCGACGCCGCGGGCGAGGCCGCCTCGGCCTGGTCGAGCATCGGCTTCGACGCCTCGGTGCACGAACTCTTGGTGCCGCTGACGACGGGAGCGGTGCTCCACCTCGTCCCCGACGAGCTTCGCGGCGACCCCGGAGCGCTCATGGGCTGGCTGCGGGAGCGGCGGGTGACCCAGGCCTTCCTGCCCCCTTCCTACATCCTGTGGATCGACGAGGACCCGTCCCGGCGGCTGGCCGGGCTGAGCCTGCGCCAGCTCCTCACCGGTGTGGAGTCCCTGCCGGAAGCCGCGCTGCACCGTATGCGCGAGGAACTGCCGGGCCTTCGTGTCTGCTACGGCTACGGACCGACCGAGGCCACGCTCTACACCACGGCGTACACCGATCCGCAGCCCCTCGCGCGGTCCTGCCCCATCGGGCGGCCGTTGCGCGGCACACGCCTGTACCTGCTGGACGAGCGTATGCGCCCGGTGCCCGTGGGAATCCCCGGCGAGGTGTACGCGGGGGGCGCGAGCCTGGCGCACGGGTACCTGCACCGGCCCGACCTCACCGACGAGCGTTTCGTGCCGGACCCATTCGTGCCGGGGGAACGCCTCTACCGCACCGGCGATCTGGCGCGCTGGCTGCCCGACGGCAACGCCCAGTACGTCGGCCGCGTCGACGACCAGCTCAAGCTGCGCGGCTTCCGCATCGAGCCCGGCGAGGTGGAGGCCGCCCTGCTGGCGGTGCCCGGGGTGCGGGAGGCGGTCGTCCTGGCCGACCGCCGGACACCGGGCGACCCGCACCTGGTGGCCGGCGTGGGACGCGACCCCGGGCCCGCCCGGACACCCCACGAATGGCGTCTCGCGCTGGGGGAACGCCTGCCGGACTACATGATCCCCGCGGTCGTCGCCGAGTTCGCGCGGCTGCCGCTGAACCGCAACGGCAAGGTGGACCGGGACGCGGTACTGAGCGCGACCGCCGGGACCCGTGCCGGGCAGGTCAACACGGCCGCACCCCGTGACCACATCGAGATGGCCCTGTACCGGATATGGCGGCGCGTGCTGCTGCACCGGGAGGTCGGGGTCGCGGACAACTTCTTCGAGCTCGGCGGCACCTCGATCTCGGCGATCAAGATGGCGCACGCCGTGCAGGAGGAGCTGGGCGTGGCGTTGCCGGTCCGGGACGTCATGCTGCGTCCCACGGTCGAAGCGCTCGCGGAGTTCGTTCGCGGCGCCCTCTCCGGAACTGCCGGACCCGCGGGCCACAGCAGCGTGGTCGAGTTCCGCCCCGGGGACGGCCGGCAGCGCGTGGTGTGCGTCCACCCCGCCGGCGGCACCGCCTTCTGCTATCTGCCGTTGTCGACCGCGCTCGCGGAGGACGTCGGCGTGCTGGGCCTGCAGGCTCCGGGGATCAATCCCGGGGAGCAGACCCTGCCGACCGTGGAGGCCATGGCTCAGGAGTACCTGCGGTTGATCGGTCCTCGCCCGGATGAGGCGCTGGTGCTGTGCGGGCTGTCCTACGGAGGGCTGATCGCCCACGAGATGGGCCGCCAGTTGGCGGCGGCCGGGCACGAGAGGGTGAGCGTGGTCCTGCTCGACACCCGCGGCGCTCAGGACGCGGAACGGAACGCCGCGTTCACGCCGACGGGCATGGAGGAGTTCCGGCAGAAACTGATCCGCTTCAACGGCATGTACCCGGGCATCGACGATGCCCAGGTCGCCCGGTACCTCGCGGTGTACAACCACCACCAGGCGACCGGCCTCGACTACGTGGTGCCCGACTCGCGGGCCCGAACGGTGCTCATGCAGGCCATGGCCGTGGAGGACGACGAGGACGGTGAGGCAGGTGCCCAACTGCGCACGTTCTGGGAGCGCCGCGCCGGCGGCGGGTTCGTGGTGGAGCCGGTGGCCTGCGGCCACTGGGACATGCTGGAGAGCGACGAACTGCCGCGAGTCGCCGCTGTCCTCACGGCCGAACTGAACCGCTTCGGTCCCACCGCGGAAGGCGGTACCGGCCCGGCCGGGGCCCGGCCCTCGCTCCTCCCCGACACGCGGGAGCAGTGA